One Candidatus Korarchaeum sp. genomic region harbors:
- a CDS encoding twin-arginine translocase subunit TatC encodes MMCPDKEAPIQEHLIELLERLRRILIALMISSIIFSFSPDPSYLSRSGVAYKPLVLSLVERVREDMGNLNNPVVRPLASLLGIRDLKLELIAYSWLDSLEVIFLLSFLLGFTLASPYIAKQIYDFVEPALIDREKRVLIPFVLGFTLLFASGVAYTYFIIMPLTILFLSYIYILSGIKLVFSLNEFFSFIIAGLLIGGLFFTFPLIAAVISYLGILPPSSLRKNWRYAFFITAVITAILTPDPTPVSMTLLSLPFLTLYWLSYILSKRFYRIGARTFSSEMNGKV; translated from the coding sequence ATGATGTGTCCTGATAAAGAAGCGCCGATACAGGAACACCTGATAGAGCTTCTTGAGAGGCTTAGGAGGATACTAATCGCTCTGATGATCTCCTCAATAATATTCTCCTTCTCGCCAGATCCATCCTATCTCTCTCGGAGCGGCGTAGCCTATAAGCCCCTAGTACTCTCCTTGGTTGAGAGAGTACGGGAAGATATGGGCAACTTGAATAACCCAGTGGTAAGGCCCCTCGCATCGCTCCTAGGGATCAGAGATTTAAAACTGGAGTTAATAGCTTACAGCTGGCTAGACTCATTGGAGGTAATATTCTTATTGAGTTTTCTCCTGGGATTCACCCTTGCTTCCCCTTATATTGCGAAGCAGATATATGATTTCGTGGAGCCCGCGCTTATAGATCGCGAAAAGAGGGTCCTGATACCCTTCGTCCTAGGATTCACTTTGCTTTTCGCCTCGGGGGTCGCTTACACGTACTTTATAATAATGCCACTCACAATATTATTTCTCTCTTATATATACATTTTGAGTGGAATAAAATTAGTCTTCTCCCTTAATGAGTTCTTCTCCTTTATAATAGCTGGCCTGTTGATAGGAGGTCTCTTCTTCACGTTCCCATTAATCGCCGCGGTGATATCCTACTTGGGGATACTCCCGCCATCTTCACTAAGGAAGAATTGGAGGTATGCTTTCTTCATAACCGCAGTAATAACAGCCATCTTAACCCCGGATCCAACTCCGGTCTCGATGACCTTACTTTCCCTACCTTTCCTCACCCTTTACTGGCTATCTTACATACTCTCCAAGAGATTTTATAGAATAGGAGCTAGAACTTTTAGCTCCGAGATGAACGGCAAAGTTTAA
- the tatA gene encoding twin-arginine translocase TatA/TatE family subunit, translated as MMSSHLVRLMQFGTIGLPEILIIILIALILFGPKKIPELARAMGEAVREFRRASSQIAEEDETDKKKEINTGIRELALSLGIDVAGKTDEELLEEIKLKIMGD; from the coding sequence ATGATGTCATCCCATCTAGTCAGGTTGATGCAGTTTGGAACCATTGGGCTTCCGGAGATCTTGATCATAATCCTGATAGCCCTTATACTCTTCGGTCCAAAGAAGATACCGGAGCTTGCTAGGGCGATGGGTGAGGCTGTTAGGGAGTTCAGAAGAGCATCGAGCCAGATAGCTGAAGAGGATGAGACTGATAAGAAAAAGGAGATTAACACGGGAATAAGGGAGCTAGCATTAAGTCTCGGCATAGATGTAGCTGGAAAGACGGATGAAGAGCTTCTAGAGGAGATAAAATTGAAGATCATGGGAGACTAA
- the fdhE gene encoding formate dehydrogenase accessory protein FdhE: MPVDPQRVRHAVHKIIEEEPELSDSMLLFLEIFTAQVRMCDILAKYIIAEDLVKYFNQARSSGSSLFDAYDIPKIDPQVWEELASGILSALVSRRRDLREELSVISNSIKEGLFDLESLARLSFKGDLNYARGVSLTIGVSEDLLSAIGVWIMQSLFLAIKEALDGKIDSKGWDKGFCPICGSYTKTSFTDEKGVHLKCEICCMEWDYPENRCPFCGSSEAESSYLRRGFYSMKCNACGGDWSLVDESALEGGIPREIYPILILGLEEDLT; encoded by the coding sequence ATGCCCGTGGATCCACAGAGAGTCAGGCATGCCGTCCATAAGATAATAGAGGAGGAACCAGAGCTCTCTGATTCAATGTTACTTTTCTTAGAGATCTTCACCGCTCAAGTCCGCATGTGTGATATCTTAGCTAAGTATATTATAGCAGAGGATCTGGTTAAATACTTCAATCAAGCGAGATCCAGTGGATCATCCCTGTTCGATGCCTACGATATCCCTAAGATCGATCCCCAAGTGTGGGAGGAGCTCGCCTCTGGCATATTATCCGCCCTGGTTTCCCGCAGGAGGGACCTTAGGGAGGAATTGAGTGTTATCAGTAATTCAATAAAGGAAGGCCTCTTTGACCTGGAGAGCTTGGCTAGGCTCTCCTTTAAGGGAGATTTGAATTACGCAAGAGGGGTTTCTCTCACGATAGGTGTTAGCGAGGACCTCCTGAGCGCTATAGGAGTTTGGATCATGCAGTCCCTCTTTCTAGCAATAAAAGAGGCCTTAGATGGGAAGATCGATTCTAAGGGGTGGGATAAGGGGTTTTGCCCTATCTGCGGGAGTTACACAAAGACATCATTTACTGATGAGAAAGGGGTGCACCTTAAGTGTGAGATCTGCTGTATGGAATGGGATTACCCTGAGAATAGATGTCCCTTCTGCGGATCCTCCGAGGCTGAGTCATCCTACCTGAGGAGAGGGTTCTACTCTATGAAGTGCAATGCATGTGGGGGCGATTGGAGCTTAGTGGATGAGAGCGCATTGGAAGGAGGTATTCCTAGGGAAATATACCCGATATTAATATTGGGATTAGAGGAAGATCTAACTTGA
- the hypE gene encoding hydrogenase expression/formation protein HypE yields MELNEPELTAVKLAHGSGGRETTLLVRKLVLSKLSDEELSVEGGVGLGELDDGAAIPLPDGTYLVISIDSYTVNPPFFPGGDLGKLAACGTINDILMMGGIPKVILDSIIVEEGSPLSEVEEITESFIETLRKEGVKLVGGDFKVMPKGQLDRYVITTAGLGIARRPIVDSRLKPGDRIIVTGTIGEHGAAILSSQEGLSVKSELRSDVEPLTRLMVPLVERYGTAIHAAQDPTRGGLAQTLNEWAQKSGLLLVVSEDKIPVREDVKAFTELLGVDPLFLACEGRAVLGVEGSLAEEILEFIRGLGYSDASIIGEVRKGEGYDGIVIMRTLVGGLRILEPSSGVIVPRIC; encoded by the coding sequence ATGGAGTTGAATGAGCCCGAGTTAACTGCTGTGAAATTGGCCCACGGATCCGGTGGAAGGGAGACTACCCTCCTCGTGAGGAAGTTAGTGTTATCTAAGCTATCCGATGAGGAGCTGTCTGTCGAGGGGGGCGTGGGTCTAGGGGAGCTCGACGATGGCGCGGCCATCCCCCTACCGGACGGAACCTATCTGGTTATCTCCATAGACTCTTACACGGTGAACCCTCCGTTCTTCCCAGGGGGGGACCTAGGGAAGCTTGCGGCTTGTGGTACGATAAACGATATTCTGATGATGGGGGGTATCCCGAAGGTTATCTTGGACTCCATAATAGTAGAGGAGGGATCCCCCCTTTCCGAGGTGGAGGAGATAACTGAGAGCTTCATTGAGACCTTGAGGAAGGAGGGAGTTAAGCTTGTTGGAGGTGATTTCAAAGTGATGCCGAAGGGTCAGCTCGATAGGTACGTGATAACCACGGCAGGTCTAGGGATAGCAAGGAGGCCTATAGTCGACTCAAGACTAAAGCCTGGAGACAGGATAATAGTGACGGGGACCATAGGAGAGCATGGGGCTGCGATATTATCATCTCAAGAAGGCCTCTCCGTCAAGAGCGAGCTGAGAAGTGATGTAGAACCACTGACTAGATTGATGGTACCACTCGTCGAGAGATACGGGACTGCGATACATGCAGCGCAGGACCCGACTAGGGGTGGATTAGCGCAGACGCTGAATGAGTGGGCCCAGAAGTCAGGCTTACTATTGGTCGTGAGTGAGGACAAGATTCCCGTGAGGGAGGATGTTAAGGCCTTCACTGAGCTACTGGGAGTAGATCCTCTCTTCTTAGCTTGTGAGGGGAGGGCAGTTTTAGGAGTTGAGGGTAGTCTTGCTGAGGAGATACTGGAGTTCATCAGGGGCCTGGGGTACTCCGATGCCTCCATAATCGGGGAGGTCAGGAAGGGGGAGGGTTACGATGGTATCGTCATCATGAGGACCCTCGTCGGAGGTTTGAGGATTTTAGAACCGTCTTCCGGAGTTATAGTGCCTAGGATCTGCTGA
- a CDS encoding HypC/HybG/HupF family hydrogenase formation chaperone codes for MCLGIPGRIVELKGSKALVDFGGVLKEVDASLEDVSLGDYVLVHVGMVIAKIDEREALEIMELLREIESYGVE; via the coding sequence GTGTGTTTGGGAATACCCGGCAGGATTGTAGAATTGAAGGGGAGTAAGGCCTTAGTCGACTTCGGAGGAGTGTTGAAGGAGGTAGATGCCAGTCTTGAGGACGTATCCCTGGGAGATTACGTTCTGGTCCACGTAGGCATGGTGATAGCGAAAATCGATGAGAGAGAAGCCCTAGAGATAATGGAGCTCCTGAGGGAGATAGAGAGCTATGGAGTTGAATGA
- a CDS encoding Mrp/NBP35 family ATP-binding protein, which produces MEDPIFDRAKKKLRKVERITLVASGKGGVGKSILAASLALTSANRGYRTGLLDLDIHGPSIPNIFGFNDELVAGKEGLIPPVVNGLKLMSLGLMVGGNPVPLKGESKRSALSFLLAMTEWGDLDHLVIDMPPGTGDETLFCLRALRNMDNAGAIVITTPSSLSRSVVARLIGLLREEGMRIYGLVENMAYIKCCGETLRPFGSIDDDFLSRYGLRILASLPIDLSIEERIKKGRFSELPGDFRYQMEKLLDELVGVG; this is translated from the coding sequence TTGGAGGATCCTATCTTTGATAGGGCGAAGAAGAAGCTTAGGAAGGTGGAGAGAATCACTTTAGTAGCCTCGGGAAAGGGGGGAGTTGGTAAGAGTATATTGGCTGCATCCCTCGCGCTTACCTCCGCGAATAGAGGATACAGAACTGGTTTGCTAGACCTAGACATTCACGGACCCTCTATACCTAACATATTCGGGTTTAATGACGAGCTAGTGGCTGGTAAGGAGGGCTTGATCCCTCCTGTGGTAAATGGACTCAAGCTGATGTCTCTGGGGTTGATGGTGGGGGGGAATCCAGTACCTCTGAAAGGAGAGAGTAAGAGGTCCGCACTCTCGTTTCTCCTTGCCATGACGGAGTGGGGGGATCTGGACCACTTAGTGATTGACATGCCTCCCGGGACCGGTGATGAGACGTTATTTTGCCTAAGAGCCTTGAGGAATATGGATAATGCCGGTGCTATCGTGATAACGACACCCTCCTCCCTGTCACGCTCCGTAGTCGCTAGGCTAATCGGACTGCTCAGGGAGGAGGGGATGAGGATCTACGGACTCGTTGAGAACATGGCGTACATTAAGTGCTGTGGTGAAACTTTAAGACCTTTTGGGAGCATCGACGATGATTTTCTGAGCAGATACGGTCTCAGGATCTTAGCGAGTCTACCCATAGATCTGTCCATTGAGGAACGGATTAAAAAAGGGAGGTTCTCCGAGTTACCGGGGGATTTCAGATATCAAATGGAGAAGCTACTAGATGAGCTAGTGGGGGTGGGGTGA
- the hypA gene encoding hydrogenase nickel incorporation protein HypA, with product MHEWSLAEAILEAIIPIVKHESAGRVSEVEIVYGEMMELELDILRFALEELSKGTPLEGSRFMFREEKASFRCNSCGYKWDFEQAHDTLPEDLGIREGTSGDRESPIHFIPDLAQALMRCPSCGSRDFEVESGRGLRIYKVVLEG from the coding sequence ATGCATGAGTGGTCGCTAGCGGAAGCCATACTGGAGGCTATAATACCCATAGTTAAGCATGAGAGTGCTGGGAGGGTCTCGGAGGTCGAGATAGTGTATGGTGAAATGATGGAGCTCGAGCTAGATATACTGAGGTTCGCATTAGAGGAACTATCTAAGGGGACTCCTCTAGAGGGTTCTAGGTTCATGTTCAGGGAGGAGAAGGCATCTTTCAGGTGTAACTCCTGTGGATATAAGTGGGATTTTGAACAGGCTCATGATACGCTCCCGGAGGATCTGGGGATAAGGGAGGGGACGAGCGGCGATAGGGAGAGCCCGATCCACTTCATCCCCGATCTAGCTCAAGCCCTGATGAGATGTCCTAGTTGCGGTAGTAGGGACTTTGAGGTGGAATCTGGAAGGGGATTGAGGATCTACAAGGTGGTTTTAGAGGGGTGA
- a CDS encoding hydrogenase maturation protease: MRILVLALGNELFGDDAAGLLVADELSRRIPKDLESVEIVKSHESGIRLLDHFLGDYDLIILIDSVVSDRAGELVRIDPSSLGQAAAPSPHYYGIPEILSLLEELGERIPEVRIYCITINEPRLGFPASERIRVAAKKLAEVILSEIMQLLRIRRNTPAYDFKL; the protein is encoded by the coding sequence ATGAGAATTCTCGTTCTAGCATTAGGGAATGAGCTCTTCGGAGACGATGCTGCCGGTCTCTTAGTAGCGGATGAGCTCTCGAGAAGAATACCTAAGGACCTAGAATCCGTGGAAATAGTAAAATCCCATGAATCAGGGATCCGTTTATTAGATCACTTCCTGGGGGACTACGATCTCATAATACTGATAGACTCTGTAGTGAGCGATAGGGCCGGCGAGCTCGTTCGAATAGACCCTAGCTCACTGGGTCAAGCAGCAGCTCCATCACCACACTATTACGGGATTCCTGAGATCCTAAGTCTGTTGGAGGAGTTAGGTGAGAGGATTCCTGAGGTAAGGATCTACTGTATAACGATTAATGAACCACGTCTAGGGTTCCCTGCCAGTGAGAGGATCAGGGTCGCTGCGAAGAAGCTCGCTGAAGTTATATTGAGCGAGATAATGCAGCTCCTCCGGATTCGGAGAAATACACCTGCTTACGATTTTAAGCTGTAG
- a CDS encoding Ni/Fe hydrogenase subunit alpha: MMREVVIDPITRLEGHGKIVIKLDENGNVQKALLQVPELRGFEKFLVGRTVEDAPQITSRICGVCPWAHHMASVKALDDLFKVEPPLAAKLIREFAYNVFMLEDHALHFYVLGGPDFIVGPTAPKEERNLLGIIKKLGADLVKSVIVTRKKLRYLEQLIGGKITHPVLGLPGGVAKPLSDEDWRICFETSKEGVEFAKFAYKALKDIVLSNDQYVELMKSDAYTHRTYYMGLVDSNNHVNFYDGKIRVVDPEGKEFAKFDAREYLDHIAEQVEPWTYVKFTYLKRVGWKGFVDGKESGIYSVAPLARLNASDGMATPMANELYKEFYQAMGGKPVHGTLAFHWARVIEMVYAAERMMELIENPEIRSKEVRNLPKEKPDVGIGVVEAPRGTLIHHYETDERGIIKKANLIVATQNNSARMVLSVDKAARSLIKGGKIDDGILNMVEMAFRAYDPCHACATHSLPGSMPLIVRVYDNNDNLIKEIRRG; encoded by the coding sequence ATTATGAGGGAAGTAGTAATAGACCCTATAACTAGATTGGAGGGTCATGGGAAGATCGTGATAAAGCTGGATGAGAACGGAAACGTTCAAAAAGCGCTCCTTCAGGTCCCGGAGTTAAGGGGATTCGAGAAATTCTTGGTCGGTAGGACGGTGGAGGATGCACCTCAGATAACTTCTAGGATATGTGGTGTTTGTCCCTGGGCTCACCATATGGCCTCAGTAAAGGCATTAGACGATCTTTTCAAGGTAGAGCCTCCGCTAGCTGCTAAATTGATAAGAGAATTCGCATACAACGTTTTCATGCTAGAAGATCATGCTCTTCACTTCTATGTTCTCGGAGGACCTGACTTCATAGTAGGACCAACAGCACCCAAGGAGGAGAGAAATCTCCTCGGTATCATCAAGAAGCTGGGGGCGGACCTGGTCAAGAGCGTGATAGTTACTAGAAAGAAGCTGAGATACCTGGAGCAGCTCATAGGAGGAAAGATAACACACCCTGTGCTAGGCCTCCCAGGAGGGGTCGCTAAGCCCTTATCAGACGAAGACTGGAGGATCTGCTTCGAGACGTCGAAGGAGGGAGTAGAGTTCGCTAAGTTCGCCTATAAGGCTCTGAAGGACATAGTCCTCTCAAACGATCAGTACGTGGAGCTGATGAAGTCAGATGCTTATACCCACAGGACCTACTACATGGGTCTGGTTGATAGTAACAATCACGTCAATTTCTACGATGGGAAGATAAGAGTAGTCGATCCGGAGGGCAAGGAGTTCGCTAAGTTCGACGCTAGGGAATATTTAGATCATATAGCTGAGCAGGTGGAACCTTGGACCTACGTGAAGTTCACCTACCTTAAGCGTGTGGGATGGAAGGGTTTCGTTGATGGTAAGGAGAGCGGTATCTATAGTGTAGCTCCTCTAGCTAGGCTCAACGCCTCTGATGGGATGGCAACGCCCATGGCTAACGAGCTCTACAAGGAGTTCTACCAGGCCATGGGTGGAAAGCCCGTCCATGGCACGCTAGCATTCCACTGGGCTAGGGTCATCGAGATGGTGTATGCTGCCGAGAGGATGATGGAGCTCATTGAAAACCCTGAGATAAGGAGTAAGGAAGTGAGGAACCTTCCGAAGGAAAAGCCTGATGTTGGAATAGGTGTAGTTGAGGCACCTAGAGGGACACTGATCCACCATTACGAGACGGATGAACGAGGCATAATAAAGAAAGCAAACCTCATAGTCGCAACGCAGAACAACTCGGCAAGAATGGTTTTATCCGTTGACAAAGCTGCCAGATCTCTCATAAAAGGTGGAAAAATAGATGATGGAATTCTGAATATGGTAGAAATGGCTTTCAGGGCATACGACCCGTGTCACGCCTGCGCGACTCACTCACTGCCGGGCTCAATGCCGCTGATAGTCAGGGTATACGATAACAACGATAACCTGATAAAGGAGATTAGGAGAGGCTAA
- a CDS encoding oxidoreductase, with protein MPKAKIAFYWCASCGGCEEAQVDLAEKIFDLVEAADIVLWPVAMDFKKEDVEKIPDGSVDVAIINGGIRVSEHEEMVELLRRKAKLVVAYGSCAHMGGIPALANAYTKESILKYVYEEAPTAANPSSRRPEARVTVDGMEFELPAFLEYLKPLDEVVEVDYYIPGCPPTPEITWEAISSILSGKLPPKGHVFGSDRALCYECPLNETKPEKIVLDSIKRPHQVILDPSKCYLIQGVLCMGPVTRGGCKALCVRGNMPCTGCFGPVDGVSYQGAKALSFFSSIINVDDEVAFRKLLDEVGVDPLGWFAKYCFGKGTIYRRSGD; from the coding sequence ATGCCTAAGGCCAAGATAGCCTTTTATTGGTGCGCTAGCTGTGGAGGTTGCGAGGAGGCCCAGGTAGATCTCGCTGAAAAGATATTCGACTTAGTTGAAGCTGCGGATATAGTACTTTGGCCTGTGGCCATGGACTTCAAGAAGGAGGATGTGGAGAAGATCCCCGATGGTTCGGTAGATGTGGCTATAATAAACGGTGGGATAAGGGTAAGTGAGCACGAGGAGATGGTGGAGCTCCTCAGGAGGAAAGCCAAGTTGGTCGTTGCATATGGTAGTTGCGCTCATATGGGAGGTATCCCTGCTCTAGCAAATGCTTATACGAAAGAATCTATCCTCAAGTACGTATATGAGGAGGCACCTACTGCCGCCAATCCCAGTAGTAGGAGGCCCGAGGCAAGGGTTACGGTTGACGGGATGGAGTTTGAGTTGCCGGCCTTCTTAGAATACCTGAAACCTCTGGATGAAGTGGTTGAAGTCGATTACTATATCCCGGGCTGCCCTCCTACCCCTGAGATCACTTGGGAAGCTATCTCCTCCATACTCTCTGGCAAGTTACCGCCTAAGGGCCACGTTTTCGGTAGCGACAGGGCTCTCTGTTATGAGTGTCCTCTTAACGAGACTAAACCCGAGAAGATAGTTCTGGACAGTATAAAGAGACCACATCAAGTCATATTGGATCCGAGTAAGTGTTATCTGATTCAGGGAGTACTCTGTATGGGGCCCGTCACTAGAGGAGGTTGTAAGGCGCTCTGCGTGAGGGGCAACATGCCGTGCACCGGATGCTTTGGTCCTGTAGATGGTGTAAGCTACCAGGGAGCAAAGGCTCTATCGTTCTTCTCCTCGATAATTAACGTCGATGATGAGGTCGCGTTTAGGAAGCTCTTGGATGAGGTTGGTGTAGATCCGCTGGGGTGGTTCGCGAAGTACTGCTTCGGGAAGGGGACCATCTACAGGAGAAGCGGGGATTGA
- a CDS encoding hydrogenase iron-sulfur subunit codes for MISLSEGSFEPRIVVIACHWCTYQAINLAGTSRFKYPPNVRVIRVMCSGRSDPQFVIEAFRNGADGVLVAGCHPGDCHYVNGNMKTMRRTVLLEKMLEQMGIEKERFRREWISAAEAKKWVDVVTEMVEQVRKLGPLRLDSGR; via the coding sequence GTGATTTCGTTGAGTGAGGGGAGCTTCGAGCCGAGGATAGTCGTTATCGCATGCCATTGGTGTACTTACCAGGCTATCAATTTAGCAGGAACGAGCAGGTTCAAGTACCCCCCCAACGTTAGGGTGATAAGGGTGATGTGCTCCGGTAGAAGCGATCCTCAGTTCGTTATAGAGGCCTTCAGGAACGGGGCTGACGGCGTACTGGTCGCGGGATGTCATCCTGGCGACTGTCACTACGTCAATGGGAACATGAAGACCATGAGGAGAACCGTCCTCCTCGAGAAGATGCTTGAGCAGATGGGTATAGAGAAGGAGAGATTTAGAAGAGAGTGGATCTCAGCTGCTGAGGCTAAGAAGTGGGTGGATGTCGTGACAGAGATGGTGGAGCAAGTTAGGAAGTTAGGACCCCTCAGGTTGGATTCCGGGAGGTGA
- a CDS encoding CoB--CoM heterodisulfide reductase iron-sulfur subunit A family protein, producing the protein MSKGVKAPESQVEEVRVGVYVCHCGLNIAGVIDVKELVEYAKTLPDVVIAKEYVFMCSAPGQNLIKEDIEQYKLNRVVIAACGPEMHEPTFRAAVSEAGLNPFLIDLIAIREGSSWVHYDNPKAATEKAKDMIRMSVARARNLEPLEKIRGEVVRRALIVGGGVAGLTSALDLANRGFEVHLVERRPTLGGHVALMGLLSWEGRRISGRESVRSLINRVKENPRIVVHTNSEVIGVDGSIGNFKVSIKRKPRYVSEKCNLCGKCVEVCPVSVPNEYEYGLIERKAIYLPFPGAYPERYVIDPSACTFCGKCVEVCPVNAINLDEREEEISLTIGAIVMSIGHEDYEPAVGEYGYSLSPRVITLNQLKRYLSDDGPTRGELLVNGTRPKSIVFISCVGSLSTTPHANQYCSRTCCMAALSEMLHIKSKYPDANIFYVHKDIRVYGKDEKLYWDAIDSSIKFVRFDKESPKVSIEKDRLSVEVFEATLQERISIPADAVVLVTGMTPIKDVDSVRSLFKVGCGGDGFLKELHLKLNPVESLTGGIFLAGTATGPKNVPESIIAGSAAAAKASILLVKDYIEVEPLIAEVDESKCSGCGICVSLCPFNAISILKREDGTKYSKIDPMLCEGCGTCVAACPSAAIQQYGYKDKQIIPQILAIFGR; encoded by the coding sequence ATGAGTAAGGGAGTTAAGGCCCCTGAATCTCAAGTTGAAGAGGTAAGGGTAGGTGTCTACGTTTGTCACTGTGGCCTCAACATAGCCGGGGTAATAGATGTCAAGGAGCTCGTTGAATATGCTAAGACATTGCCTGACGTCGTAATTGCCAAAGAGTACGTTTTCATGTGCTCCGCACCGGGTCAGAACTTAATAAAGGAGGACATTGAACAGTATAAACTAAATAGGGTGGTCATAGCCGCATGCGGGCCTGAGATGCACGAACCCACTTTCAGGGCCGCCGTATCGGAAGCCGGTTTGAACCCATTCCTAATTGACCTCATAGCGATACGAGAGGGGAGTTCTTGGGTACACTACGATAACCCGAAGGCTGCCACTGAGAAGGCGAAGGATATGATAAGGATGTCGGTGGCTAGGGCTAGGAATTTAGAGCCCCTAGAGAAGATAAGGGGTGAGGTAGTCCGTAGGGCACTGATCGTGGGAGGGGGTGTAGCCGGGCTAACGTCCGCGCTTGACTTAGCCAATAGGGGATTCGAGGTCCATCTGGTAGAGAGGAGACCTACGCTCGGGGGTCACGTGGCCCTGATGGGTCTGTTAAGCTGGGAGGGGCGGAGGATATCCGGGAGAGAATCGGTGAGGAGTCTTATAAACAGGGTCAAGGAGAACCCGAGGATCGTAGTTCATACGAATTCAGAGGTCATCGGAGTGGACGGCTCGATAGGTAACTTCAAGGTTTCGATCAAGAGAAAGCCAAGATACGTGAGTGAAAAGTGTAATTTATGCGGTAAATGCGTTGAAGTATGTCCCGTTTCTGTCCCTAATGAGTATGAATATGGATTAATCGAGAGAAAAGCGATATATCTTCCCTTCCCAGGGGCTTATCCTGAGAGGTACGTCATAGACCCGAGTGCGTGTACCTTCTGTGGTAAGTGCGTGGAAGTCTGCCCAGTCAATGCCATAAACCTAGATGAGAGGGAAGAGGAGATTTCCCTCACGATAGGGGCTATCGTGATGTCAATAGGACATGAAGATTATGAACCGGCTGTCGGGGAGTACGGTTACTCCCTCTCTCCAAGGGTGATAACGCTGAATCAACTAAAGAGATACTTAAGCGATGATGGACCAACCAGAGGAGAGCTGCTGGTGAATGGTACCAGGCCGAAAAGCATCGTTTTCATATCATGCGTCGGCTCACTCAGTACAACTCCACACGCTAATCAGTACTGTTCTAGGACTTGCTGTATGGCCGCTCTATCTGAGATGCTCCATATCAAGAGCAAGTATCCGGATGCGAACATCTTCTATGTACATAAGGACATAAGGGTCTATGGGAAGGACGAGAAGCTTTACTGGGATGCTATAGATAGCTCCATTAAGTTCGTTAGATTCGATAAGGAGTCTCCGAAGGTATCTATAGAGAAGGACAGGCTTTCTGTGGAGGTCTTCGAGGCCACGCTGCAGGAGAGGATATCAATACCTGCAGACGCCGTGGTCCTAGTCACAGGCATGACCCCTATCAAAGACGTTGATTCCGTGAGGAGCCTCTTCAAAGTAGGATGCGGGGGAGATGGATTCCTGAAGGAGTTGCATTTGAAGCTGAACCCAGTAGAGTCTCTCACTGGAGGGATATTCCTCGCCGGGACTGCTACAGGTCCGAAGAATGTACCAGAAAGCATAATAGCCGGTAGCGCGGCTGCGGCAAAGGCCTCGATACTTTTGGTCAAGGACTATATAGAGGTCGAGCCCCTGATAGCCGAGGTAGATGAAAGTAAATGCTCCGGTTGCGGGATATGTGTCTCCCTTTGCCCGTTCAATGCAATATCGATCCTTAAGAGGGAAGATGGGACTAAGTACTCCAAGATAGACCCCATGTTATGCGAGGGTTGCGGGACGTGCGTCGCTGCATGCCCATCAGCAGCTATACAGCAGTACGGTTACAAGGATAAACAGATAATCCCGCAGATTTTAGCGATATTCGGGAGGTGA